TGGCTTTCAGGGCATGGGGCACGGTTTTGAAGGCCGGATAGACCGAAAAATTCCCAATGCCCTTCTCTTTTGCATCCAGCACCGTGGCTATGATGGTGGGCGATGTGGTCTCGAAACCCACCCCGGCGAAGACCACCTGTTTTTGCGGGTTTTCAACCGCTATCTGCAGGGCGTCCAGCGGGGAATACAGTATCCTGACATCGGCACCCTGGGACTTGGCTTCCCTTAGACTGGAATGTGAACCGGGAACCCGGATCATGTCGCCGAAGGTGGTGAAGATCACGTCCTTCTGTTCGGCGATGGCGATCATCCTGTCTATATCGGACAAGGCGGTGACGCATACCGGACAGCCCGGCCCGGAAAGCAACTTTATGGATTTGGGGATCAGTCCCCTGATGCCGAACTGGGAGATGGCCATGGTATGGGTGCCGCAGACCTCCATGAAGGCCGCCGGGCCGTCGCAAAGGGCTTCGATCCTCTTGACCAGCTTGGCGGCCACCGCCGGATCGCGGAATTTATCGAGATCGATCATTGCCGGCGTCCGTCAGGATATGGTGATGCCGGTGTCTTCCAGCAGCTGGTAGGTTTCCTCGGCCTCCTCCGGATCGATCCGCTGGATGGCGAACCCGGCGTGGACCAGCACGAATTCGCCCACCTTGGCGTCGGGCATCAGTTGCAGGCCGATCTTTCTTTTAAGGCCCCGGATGTCCACCTCGGCCTTGGTGCCTTCGATGGTTTCGATCTTTGCTGGTATGGCTAAACACATATTTTAAAATCGCAATTTGTTAATCGTTAATCGTTTTGGCCTTCTGTTTATTGAGAAAATTTATATACCCATTAACAACTTTAAGAGCATTTTCTATCAATTTCACTCCCTTATTATATTCTTCCTCAGTAATATAATTAAAGTGCAAGCAAGAGATCAGATGGTCCCAAAGTTCATATAATGAGCCCCTTGATTGTCGGCAATATTGGATGTTCTCTTGAAAGTGAAACTGACCATAGCCTTCTGCAATATTGGCCGTTATGGAAATAGCCACTCTTCTTATATCTTCAGTGATGATGAATTTTTCATCCCTTGGTAGCTTCCTTGTAATTTCAAAGAAAAACATCTTCACATCAAAACATCGTTGCCAAGCATCCAAGTCACGGAAACTCACTATCTTTCGGCCTGCATTCTTTTCAGCGAAAGAACCACTTTCCACCGTGTTCCTCCTCTATTCCAAATTTACTTCTATCATTTTCAATCCACTATTTTCGATTTCCTGTTTTCTATTTTAAAAAGGAGGCAAGCACCTGTCCCAATGCAATTCCCCCGTCATTTGCCGGGACCTGCCGGTGCGCCAGAACATCATATCCTTTCCGCTGCAAGCCCTGTGAAATCGCCGTTAAAAGGAAGCGGTTCTGGAATACCCCGCCGGAAAGGGCCACTGTTTTGATGCCGGTTTTTGACCTCAAATTATCGCACATCAGCAAAGTAAAGTCAACGATTGTATTATGGAACTTGGCCGAGCAAACCCCGGCATTTTTTCCCGCCAGGATATCGTCAGACAGCTGTTTCCACAGGTTTTTCACCGACACTAAGGTCATCCCATTTATTTCAGCCAAATCAAACCCATATCTTTCTTTGATCCCTGAAGCCAGGCAGT
The Candidatus Edwardsbacteria bacterium RifOxyA12_full_54_48 DNA segment above includes these coding regions:
- a CDS encoding hydrogenase assembly protein HypC, whose translation is MCLAIPAKIETIEGTKAEVDIRGLKRKIGLQLMPDAKVGEFVLVHAGFAIQRIDPEEAEETYQLLEDTGITIS